From Camelina sativa cultivar DH55 chromosome 20, Cs, whole genome shotgun sequence, the proteins below share one genomic window:
- the LOC104769474 gene encoding uncharacterized protein LOC104769474 yields MMSISLLNSCFPIIRRRQGIVTLVFFEQGSTKTLCGFKKHVAGEIMFEFPDQIVCHADSFYIGRQVPALAMDDYLIPGQTYFVLPIERFAYRVLTTSSLSIFNSNLENVRSSTPPLNFTAPSSPPPFEYSQGPNGKILIKVSPDFILSRMCKNRNSREEEEAITCGESSSICNSPELKKQYDQLVGTREHMWSPNLQTISEHKIRVSPLRFFSLNWKQEEVN; encoded by the coding sequence ATGATGAGCATATCTCTACTCAATTCTTGTTTTCCGATCATCCGTAGACGCCAAGGAATAGTCACGCTCGTTTTCTTTGAGCAAGGATCAACCAAAACCCTATGTGGCTTCAAGAAACATGTTGCTGGAGAAATCATGTTTGAGTTTCCTGATCAAATTGTGTGCCATGCAGATTCTTTCTATATTGGTCGTCAGGTTCCAGCTTTAGCCATGGACGACTATCTCATCCCAGGTCAAACCTACTTCGTCTTGCCGATCGAACGTTTTGCATACAGAGTCTTAACCACTTCGTCTCTCTCGATCTTCAACTCTAATCTTGAAAACGTTCGCTCGAGTACTCCTCCGTTGAATTTCACGGCGCCGTCGAGTCCACCACCGTTTGAATATTCTCAGGGACCAAACGGGAAGATTCTGATTAAAGTTTCTCCGGATTTTATACTTAGTCGTATGTGTAAAAACAGAAacagcagagaagaagaagaagcaataaCTTGTGGTGAAAGCAGTTCGATTTGTAATTCTCCCGAGTTAAAGAAGCAATATGATCAGCTTGTTGGAACGAGGGAGCACATGTGGTCACCGAATTTGCAGACGATATCCGAACATAAGATTAGGGTTTCTCCACTAAGGTTCTTCAGTCTTAATTGGAAGCAAGAAGAAGTGAATTGA